From a region of the Teredinibacter turnerae genome:
- a CDS encoding glycosyl hydrolase family 18 protein — MTYFKMLSIVIATAVVANTYAADCGGLDNWSSGSVYVGGNQVQYNGNAYQAKWWTTNEDPASSSVWLNLGQCDDGSTGGNPNTGNCAGLSVWNSTIAYGGGDYAIYEGVKYRANWWTQGDNPATQSGPTGSGLPWTMIEDCEGDTGGPGENLSPTASVNGPYTAQVLTGVQFSSAGSSDPDGTIASYSWSFGDGATSNAANPSHSYSLAGTYTVSLTVTDDGGADSTATTYATITSIDTLPPSGDKKVIGYFTEWGVYGRNYHVKNLVTSGSADRLTHILYSFGNTTGGLCSVGDTYAAYDKAYSAADSVDGIADTWDTGALRGNFNQLRKLKAQYPNIKVIWSFGGWTWSGGFSAAAANPQAFAESCYNLVNDPRWAGVFDGIDIDWEYPNDCGLSCDNSGYDSYRNLMAALRTRFGNQLVTSAITASASKMDSADYGGAAQYLDFFMVMTYDFFGAFAAAGPTAPHSPLYDYPGMPIAGFSSHTGIQKLKSLGVPSEKILLGIGFYGRGWTNVAQAAPGGSAGGAAPGTYEQGIEDYKVLKNTCPASGTIGGTAYAYCGGNWWGYDTPTTIAGKMNYVNQQDLGGAFFWEFSGDTADGELIRAISDGL, encoded by the coding sequence ATGACATATTTCAAGATGCTTTCAATCGTGATTGCCACTGCGGTAGTGGCGAACACCTACGCCGCGGACTGCGGCGGTCTCGATAATTGGTCCAGCGGCAGTGTGTACGTGGGCGGCAATCAGGTTCAATACAACGGCAACGCCTATCAGGCCAAATGGTGGACAACCAATGAAGATCCTGCCAGCAGCAGCGTTTGGCTCAATCTGGGCCAGTGCGACGACGGCTCTACCGGCGGCAACCCCAATACAGGAAACTGTGCAGGGCTTAGCGTATGGAACAGCACCATCGCCTACGGCGGCGGAGATTACGCCATCTATGAGGGCGTTAAATACCGTGCGAACTGGTGGACTCAGGGCGACAACCCGGCGACGCAAAGCGGCCCAACCGGTTCTGGCCTGCCCTGGACAATGATCGAGGATTGCGAAGGCGATACTGGTGGCCCAGGCGAAAATTTGTCGCCAACAGCCTCTGTCAACGGTCCCTACACGGCACAGGTGCTTACCGGTGTTCAGTTCAGCAGTGCTGGCTCCAGCGATCCCGATGGCACTATCGCCAGCTACTCATGGTCCTTCGGCGATGGTGCCACCAGCAACGCCGCCAACCCGTCGCACAGCTATTCGCTTGCCGGAACCTACACGGTCAGCCTGACAGTCACCGACGATGGAGGCGCCGACAGCACCGCAACAACCTACGCTACGATCACCAGTATCGATACGCTACCGCCATCCGGCGACAAAAAGGTGATTGGCTATTTCACAGAATGGGGCGTTTACGGGCGCAACTACCATGTGAAAAATCTCGTTACCAGTGGTTCCGCCGATCGTCTTACACACATTCTCTACAGCTTTGGCAATACCACCGGCGGCCTGTGCAGCGTGGGTGACACTTACGCCGCGTACGACAAAGCCTACTCAGCGGCAGACAGTGTGGACGGCATTGCCGACACCTGGGATACCGGTGCCCTGCGCGGCAACTTCAATCAACTGCGCAAGCTGAAAGCTCAGTACCCCAACATTAAGGTGATCTGGAGTTTCGGTGGCTGGACATGGTCCGGTGGCTTCAGTGCCGCCGCCGCAAACCCGCAAGCCTTCGCCGAATCCTGTTATAACCTGGTGAACGACCCGCGCTGGGCGGGTGTATTCGACGGTATTGATATCGATTGGGAATACCCGAACGATTGTGGATTAAGCTGCGATAACAGCGGCTACGATTCCTACCGCAACCTGATGGCAGCATTGCGCACGCGCTTCGGCAATCAACTGGTCACCTCAGCTATCACCGCCAGTGCCAGTAAAATGGATTCGGCAGATTACGGCGGCGCAGCCCAATATCTAGATTTCTTCATGGTAATGACCTACGACTTCTTCGGCGCTTTCGCCGCCGCAGGCCCCACCGCACCACATTCACCGTTATACGATTACCCAGGCATGCCAATCGCAGGTTTCTCATCGCACACCGGCATTCAAAAATTGAAAAGCCTGGGTGTACCGTCTGAGAAAATTTTGCTGGGCATCGGGTTTTACGGCCGCGGTTGGACCAATGTTGCGCAAGCCGCCCCCGGTGGCAGTGCTGGCGGCGCAGCACCAGGGACCTACGAGCAAGGCATTGAAGACTACAAAGTACTGAAAAATACCTGCCCCGCCAGCGGTACCATCGGCGGCACCGCTTACGCCTATTGCGGCGGCAACTGGTGGGGCTACGACACACCCACCACCATTGCTGGCAAAATGAATTACGTAAACCAGCAAGACCTCGGCGGCGCATTTTTCTGGGAATTCAGCGGCGACACCGCGGACGGTGAACTTATCCGCGCAATTTCTGACGGTCTTTAG
- a CDS encoding FAD:protein FMN transferase: MKKLAARCVILLAGIYSAHAHCEWYSDTQGIMGTEVSITFWHNDPEKAEQLLADGMAEMRRLDRELSPWIESSELATLNRLAAKAPQKISSEMLFLVDKSLYFSHLSHGAFDITFASVGWFYDYREKKQPSEAQRSALLPAINYRWLKLDKAAGTLAYAHDNVRIDLGGIAKGYAVDRVAQLLESAGVRNATISAGGDSQIVGDKRGKPWIIGIKNPRDGGKAEAEAAILLPLENTAISTSGDYERYFIDQNTGERVHHIINPRTGKSVEGVVSVTILGPRGSDTDPMSTSVFVLGVEKGLALVNNLANFECIIIDKAGKVFYSDGLMPPSSY; encoded by the coding sequence GTGAAGAAACTGGCGGCACGGTGTGTAATCTTATTGGCTGGCATATACAGCGCGCATGCCCATTGCGAGTGGTACAGCGATACCCAGGGCATTATGGGCACCGAGGTCAGTATTACTTTCTGGCATAACGACCCGGAAAAGGCCGAGCAATTATTAGCCGACGGCATGGCGGAAATGCGCCGGCTTGATCGCGAGCTTTCCCCGTGGATTGAGTCTAGCGAGCTGGCCACACTCAATCGCCTCGCCGCAAAAGCCCCGCAAAAAATTTCATCAGAAATGCTGTTTCTGGTAGATAAATCACTCTACTTCAGCCATCTATCCCATGGCGCATTCGATATTACTTTCGCTTCCGTCGGCTGGTTCTACGATTATCGCGAAAAAAAACAGCCGTCCGAAGCACAGCGCAGTGCGCTCCTACCCGCGATCAATTATCGCTGGCTAAAACTGGATAAAGCCGCAGGCACGCTCGCCTACGCACATGACAATGTGCGCATCGATCTGGGCGGCATTGCCAAGGGATATGCGGTTGACCGGGTAGCGCAGCTATTGGAAAGCGCCGGTGTACGCAACGCTACCATCAGTGCGGGCGGCGACAGCCAGATTGTCGGCGACAAGCGCGGCAAACCCTGGATTATCGGTATTAAAAACCCGCGCGACGGCGGTAAAGCAGAGGCCGAAGCCGCGATACTTCTGCCGCTGGAAAATACCGCCATTTCCACGTCCGGCGATTACGAACGCTATTTTATCGATCAAAACACCGGAGAGCGGGTACACCACATCATCAACCCACGCACGGGCAAATCGGTAGAGGGCGTGGTCAGTGTTACCATCCTCGGCCCGCGCGGTAGCGATACCGATCCCATGTCCACCAGCGTATTTGTTCTTGGAGTAGAAAAGGGCCTGGCGCTGGTCAACAATCTCGCCAACTTCGAATGCATCATCATCGACAAAGCCGGCAAGGTTTTTTACAGCGATGGCTTGATGCCGCCTTCTTCATATTAA
- a CDS encoding type II secretion system protein N, which yields MTVSSTLLKPLIYLFFIGYFLYLVLSRAPAELAASAVHAAVPNVWLTGVEGSLWHGRAASGQLDLPQSAIPLGNVTWDLDPLSLILLSPCVKLNAVRPGLQLDGTVCHSITGSSKIKDLMLETSVDPVNELIAVQISGQASINVLSAEIKNMQVEALDARASWLNGSVYTGESWLAVGSYGANLNGLGNGEVSAKLFDIDAPVTVDMGATWNMQQGWKTQGTVKPAPLAPDLIKGAVQLVGEELEPGVYRVMWP from the coding sequence ATGACAGTCAGCAGCACACTTCTCAAGCCCCTGATCTATCTGTTTTTTATCGGCTATTTTCTCTATCTGGTTTTGTCTCGCGCACCAGCTGAGCTGGCGGCGAGCGCCGTACACGCGGCTGTGCCGAACGTGTGGTTGACGGGTGTTGAAGGCTCGCTCTGGCACGGACGGGCCGCCAGCGGACAGCTGGATTTGCCGCAGAGCGCTATCCCCCTGGGCAACGTGACCTGGGATCTCGATCCGCTGTCGCTGATTTTATTGAGCCCCTGTGTCAAACTCAACGCTGTGCGTCCAGGACTGCAATTGGACGGAACCGTATGCCATAGCATTACTGGCTCCAGCAAGATAAAAGACCTGATGCTGGAAACCAGTGTCGACCCTGTGAACGAATTAATCGCGGTGCAAATTAGCGGTCAGGCATCTATTAACGTGTTAAGTGCAGAGATCAAAAACATGCAGGTTGAGGCGCTTGATGCGCGCGCCAGCTGGCTGAATGGCAGCGTTTATACCGGTGAATCCTGGCTGGCGGTCGGCTCTTATGGGGCGAATCTCAACGGGCTGGGCAATGGTGAAGTATCGGCAAAATTATTTGATATTGATGCGCCGGTCACGGTCGATATGGGCGCGACCTGGAATATGCAGCAGGGGTGGAAAACCCAGGGCACGGTAAAACCCGCACCCTTGGCGCCAGACTTGATTAAAGGCGCGGTGCAACTGGTGGGCGAAGAACTGGAGCCAGGCGTGTACCGGGTTATGTGGCCCTAG
- a CDS encoding type II secretion system protein M, translated as MNELKEWWNKASTRDQLSLAIGGGILLLYLCYMVLLNPVTEMRDNQLRRNMAQAEALERVRELAATWINREGNGENSSNGRSLVDLVNSSLQQNSLRMTGMQPSGANDVRLRLEQVPFDNLLAWLYDIEVSQRLQVKDISVATGSNEGLVSVNIRLHRE; from the coding sequence ATGAATGAATTAAAAGAATGGTGGAATAAAGCTTCTACGCGGGACCAGTTGTCGCTCGCTATCGGCGGCGGCATTTTACTGCTGTATTTATGCTACATGGTATTGCTGAATCCCGTGACAGAAATGCGCGATAACCAACTGCGTCGCAATATGGCACAGGCTGAAGCGCTGGAGCGCGTGCGCGAACTTGCCGCCACCTGGATTAATCGCGAGGGTAATGGCGAAAACAGTAGTAACGGACGTTCCCTGGTGGATCTGGTTAACAGCAGTTTGCAGCAAAACAGTTTACGCATGACCGGCATGCAACCAAGTGGCGCCAACGATGTGCGTTTGCGTCTGGAACAGGTGCCGTTCGACAATTTGCTGGCCTGGCTTTACGACATTGAAGTCAGCCAACGCCTACAAGTTAAAGATATTTCCGTAGCCACTGGTTCCAACGAAGGTCTGGTGTCGGTCAACATTCGCCTGCACCGCGAATAA
- the gspL gene encoding type II secretion system protein GspL, with amino-acid sequence MAEKIFARQTIDGLWQWRRANADGQWYSDVYHTGDDEALAESLAGKSVPVTLLIPGQDVVVCELEVDAQEKRHLAKLLPFELEEQVIENIDDIHLAFGTLTENLVPVCYASTRLIADALEELTAQGLDVRTVAADYLCLRRLNNGVTIIREANRVVVRTGEYTGFAVETFLAPQVLAEQQTALDFTATISLVAEDETALAELRSWLPEVWTQENGPEISEEIGSFWDWLDLAEAPSINMRSGVFSRQLPLKRWLELWKIPMIAVAAAYLIAVAITFAQYQVAKQEQRVLVDQMNDVYLQAVPNGRRGDPEGALRALVKNLKGGAEPTNLMALINGVASTMKSVAGITVSSFRYNSDQRELTLNIEAGSFEDLERLRSTVTEKGFVAELLRVEARGDKQSARMKVAEVVTP; translated from the coding sequence GTGGCTGAGAAAATATTTGCCCGACAAACCATCGACGGCCTTTGGCAGTGGCGGCGCGCAAATGCCGACGGTCAGTGGTACAGCGATGTTTACCACACCGGAGACGATGAGGCTCTGGCAGAATCACTGGCGGGTAAAAGTGTACCCGTTACCCTGCTGATTCCGGGTCAGGATGTAGTGGTGTGCGAGCTGGAGGTCGATGCACAGGAAAAGCGTCATCTGGCAAAACTGCTGCCGTTTGAACTTGAAGAGCAAGTGATCGAAAACATCGACGATATTCATCTGGCTTTCGGTACTCTCACTGAAAACCTAGTGCCTGTCTGCTATGCGAGTACCCGCCTGATTGCCGATGCACTCGAAGAGCTAACCGCGCAGGGGCTGGACGTGCGCACGGTCGCTGCGGACTACTTATGCCTGCGTCGGCTGAACAATGGCGTCACTATTATTCGCGAAGCGAATCGGGTCGTGGTGCGCACGGGTGAATATACCGGTTTTGCCGTCGAAACTTTTCTTGCCCCGCAGGTCTTGGCGGAGCAGCAAACTGCCCTCGATTTCACCGCAACCATTAGCCTGGTCGCAGAAGACGAAACCGCGCTCGCCGAGTTGCGCAGCTGGTTGCCCGAGGTGTGGACCCAGGAGAACGGGCCGGAAATCAGCGAAGAAATTGGCAGCTTTTGGGATTGGTTGGATCTTGCCGAAGCGCCGTCGATCAATATGCGTTCGGGGGTCTTCTCCCGCCAGTTGCCATTAAAGCGCTGGCTTGAATTGTGGAAAATTCCGATGATTGCTGTCGCCGCTGCTTATTTAATCGCGGTTGCAATCACCTTTGCTCAATACCAGGTTGCCAAGCAGGAACAGCGGGTTCTCGTTGATCAAATGAACGACGTGTATTTGCAGGCGGTGCCCAACGGGCGCCGCGGTGATCCGGAAGGCGCGCTGCGGGCGTTGGTGAAAAACTTGAAGGGTGGCGCGGAACCGACGAATTTAATGGCGTTAATTAACGGCGTTGCGTCCACTATGAAATCGGTTGCGGGTATTACCGTGAGTAGTTTTCGTTACAACAGCGATCAGCGTGAACTCACCTTAAATATAGAGGCAGGTAGTTTTGAAGATCTGGAGCGGCTGCGCTCCACTGTCACGGAAAAAGGCTTTGTGGCTGAATTACTGCGCGTCGAGGCGCGTGGCGACAAGCAATCAGCGCGGATGAAAGTGGCGGAGGTTGTGACCCCATGA